Proteins co-encoded in one Chryseobacterium foetidum genomic window:
- a CDS encoding C-type lectin domain-containing protein, giving the protein MKKILISGLLAYSLIVSAQIGIGTTQAASTLDVTAVKTDGTTAEGIMMPRLTGDQIKNAGSQYLADQTGTIIYATSAPTSTDAKTINITKAGYYYFDGTVWKSMGKIVNNTIISYSTTVDPNILGYIPSKTSTASSAPATMLINGITYTKQNVIIHAANSHSYTVYSGPQPLDWFQAYNAAKSLGGYLATFTTDVEWQFVESNLLTNSPVFASQKAWMGFVKFSWEAGPALTPDPDFKWITGELPLHNYELQGTGAVKKSNWFAPNEPNNYNIGEGFVHTWARNDGLTRTIGNYTSAQPWNDYPSNHNNVNCFLVEFQQ; this is encoded by the coding sequence ATGAAAAAAATTTTAATATCTGGTTTATTGGCTTATTCACTGATAGTATCTGCTCAGATAGGAATAGGTACGACTCAGGCAGCATCTACACTGGATGTAACGGCAGTAAAAACTGACGGGACAACTGCCGAAGGAATTATGATGCCACGCCTCACAGGCGACCAAATTAAAAATGCAGGCAGTCAATACCTTGCTGATCAGACAGGAACTATTATTTACGCTACATCGGCACCAACATCAACAGATGCGAAAACGATTAATATTACTAAAGCCGGTTACTACTATTTCGACGGTACAGTCTGGAAAAGCATGGGGAAGATTGTCAATAATACCATCATCAGCTACTCAACAACTGTAGATCCAAATATTTTAGGTTATATCCCAAGTAAAACTTCCACTGCATCATCAGCTCCTGCGACAATGCTGATCAATGGAATTACATATACAAAACAAAATGTAATTATTCATGCAGCTAACTCGCATTCTTACACTGTTTATTCAGGTCCGCAACCTCTTGACTGGTTTCAGGCATATAATGCTGCAAAATCATTGGGAGGTTACCTTGCAACATTTACTACAGACGTAGAATGGCAGTTTGTGGAAAGTAACCTTTTAACTAACAGCCCCGTTTTCGCGAGCCAAAAAGCATGGATGGGATTTGTTAAATTTTCATGGGAAGCTGGCCCGGCATTAACTCCCGATCCTGATTTTAAATGGATTACGGGTGAACTGCCTTTACATAATTATGAACTTCAGGGCACTGGTGCGGTGAAAAAATCTAATTGGTTTGCACCTAATGAGCCAAATAACTATAATATTGGTGAGGGTTTTGTCCATACCTGGGCACGTAATGATGGATTAACCAGAACTATAGGGAACTACACCAGCGCGCAGCCATGGAATGATTATCCTTCAAATCATAATAACGTCAATTGTTTTTTAGTTGAATTTCAGCAATAA
- a CDS encoding C-type lectin domain-containing protein, with amino-acid sequence MKKRKRNVYTTVKIAAVSIPLILFSNAKAQVGINTATPKATLDVTAKNTNGSSPEGVIAPRLTGNQLVAANDQYQPSQTGVIVYATSVPTTTTAKTVNITAPGYYYFDGAVWNGMGAQSTTTTLSISSIIDPNILGYVPSTTATAINSAPASVTSGTITMTRTGITTLNGHSYAAYSASADNLSWYAAYILAKNMGGYLATFTTDDEWKHIETNLLSNTAFVTNNAWIGFAKFSWFAGPALTPDPEEKWITGEQPLHDYSAGGVTAVRKSNWFQAGQPDNAQGVEGFVHTYRGNASFNKVLNGYTSNHPWNDQKADAAGRFGFIVEFQQ; translated from the coding sequence ATGAAAAAAAGAAAAAGAAATGTTTACACAACAGTTAAAATTGCTGCTGTGTCAATCCCCTTAATTTTATTCAGTAACGCAAAAGCACAGGTAGGAATCAATACTGCTACCCCTAAAGCCACCCTCGATGTTACTGCCAAAAACACAAATGGTTCTTCTCCTGAAGGTGTTATCGCACCAAGACTTACAGGAAATCAGCTCGTGGCTGCTAACGATCAGTATCAACCTTCTCAAACAGGAGTTATAGTATATGCTACTTCGGTTCCGACAACTACAACTGCAAAAACAGTCAATATTACTGCGCCCGGTTATTATTATTTTGACGGAGCTGTGTGGAATGGGATGGGAGCACAAAGCACAACAACAACATTAAGCATCAGTTCTATAATTGATCCCAATATTCTTGGCTATGTTCCAAGTACGACAGCAACCGCCATAAACAGTGCTCCTGCAAGTGTGACTTCCGGAACAATAACTATGACAAGAACAGGTATCACAACTTTGAATGGTCATTCATATGCTGCTTATTCTGCATCAGCAGACAATCTTTCATGGTATGCTGCTTATATATTGGCAAAAAACATGGGCGGATACCTGGCAACATTTACAACTGATGATGAATGGAAACATATAGAGACAAATCTACTTTCCAATACTGCATTTGTAACAAATAATGCATGGATTGGATTTGCAAAATTTTCATGGTTTGCGGGTCCTGCCCTAACTCCAGATCCTGAAGAAAAATGGATTACTGGTGAGCAGCCATTACATGATTATAGCGCCGGTGGAGTAACAGCAGTTAGGAAATCGAATTGGTTTCAGGCAGGTCAACCCGATAATGCCCAAGGCGTTGAAGGATTTGTCCATACGTACAGGGGAAATGCTTCGTTCAATAAGGTGCTTAATGGGTATACTTCTAATCATCCTTGGAATGACCAGAAGGCAGATGCAGCTGGTAGATTCGGATTTATCGTGGAATTTCAACAATAA